The stretch of DNA GACCGTGGGCAGCCTGGCCGGCGAGGTCGGCATGTCGCGCAGCAGCTTCGCCGATCGCTTCAGCGAATTGATGGGCATGGGACCGATGAGTTACCTGTCCGAATGGCGCCTGCAAAAGGCCCTCTCGCTGCTGGAAGACACGGGCTGTTCGGTGCAACAGGCGGCTGCGGGCACCGGATACCAGTCACCCGCCGCATTCACACGCGCCTTCACCACCCGCTTCGGCTATTCCCCGAGGGAGCTCAAGCGCAAGGCGGGTTAGCGCTGTTCCGCTGGTCATTAGGCCAGCAGGCCGAACTGTTGCAGGCGCGGATCACTCTGTCGCCCTCTTTCATGGAAGAACGATCCGTAATCTCTGGGTAACGATGGCGACGAACAAGCTCCTGCATATGACAGTATGGCTGAACCCAGCCCAGCCTTGCGGGCATTTCACCTTCCACAACTGACTAGCCAGGAATCAAACAAGCTAGGTTGAGAGAGAAGTGAGCCCTACGGACCGATGTTTTCGTCGAGATTCAAGGTGGATCTCACATGGTGGGCAGGATATCACTGTAGGCATCCGCAGCCATCACAGGCTCAAACTCCGTAATGGAATAGCAAGCCGCGCCAGCCTGGACAAACGGATCATTCTGCAAAAGGGCTTCCACTTCCAATCGTGTTTTATGTTGCGACAGCAAGATTCCTCCAGTTCGGGGCGATTTACGTCCGCCAAACATTAAGTTGCCCTTTTTATATTCGTCTGCCAAATATTCCCTATGTTGAGCCGTCAGGGTCTGAGTGATTAGATCAGCTTCAGTAAATTCAACGTCTATTAGGAACATATACGACCTTTATTCAATCTTATAGGAAATACTTCTGTATCAGAAGCAGGCTTGCTACCAAAAGAGAAGCGCCATGACAACCCCTCTTCCAGGTCGTGCCAGCCGAGGATCAACATCCGGGCAGCCCCTTATGGCTACATTTGATCTTCTTGGACGGCGCTGGACCATGCGTATTTTATGGGAGTTGAAGGCGGGGCCCTTAAGCTTTCGCGCACTGCAAAGCGCCTGCGACGGCGTTTCACCTTCGGTATTGAACCGTCGACTGAAGGAGTTACGGGTAAGTTTGCTGATCGCACCTGCGGCCGAGGGGTATGTTTTGGCACCCCTGGGACAACGGTTGATGCAAGATCTCGACCCCCTACGAGATTGGTCAAAATCTTGGGCTGAAGCACTTAGTACTTGAAAGAGTTAGTGCCGAGAAATCTGTCAGCTAGGTTCGCTGATTGTCCAAACCATTCGTGATTGGCTAAATCAAGAACAATTCATTCCACGCGACAAGCTTACCAGATTAAGATCCTACCCCACGCAATAAGTGGCAGCGGAATAGAAATTACAGGGAGCGCTGGAGCGGGTGAAGGGAATCGAACCCTCGTCGTCAGCTTGGGAAGCTGCTGCTCTACCATTGAGCTACACCCGCGCCGCTGGCGTCAGGAAGCGCCGCTTGCCACGCCAGATGGCGCCCGGTCAACACACCAATTCAGGCACCCGGTAGATTTCCGAAGAGCGCCTGACAATACGGTAGCGCATCCGGGTACGGGCCCGGATGCGCTACCCTTGTCATTAGCCGGAAAACTCAGAAGCGGTAGGCAACGCCTGCGCTGAGCACCCAGGGATCGAGCTTGTGCACGGTCTCGATCGCAAGCGTATCGCCCGCGTACCAGCGCGAGGTGGTGTCGACGAAGTACTTCTTGGCGTCGAAGCTGATCCCGAAGCCGCTGTCGCCCACCG from Erythrobacter mangrovi encodes:
- a CDS encoding YciI family protein; translation: MFLIDVEFTEADLITQTLTAQHREYLADEYKKGNLMFGGRKSPRTGGILLSQHKTRLEVEALLQNDPFVQAGAACYSITEFEPVMAADAYSDILPTM
- a CDS encoding winged helix-turn-helix transcriptional regulator, whose amino-acid sequence is MATFDLLGRRWTMRILWELKAGPLSFRALQSACDGVSPSVLNRRLKELRVSLLIAPAAEGYVLAPLGQRLMQDLDPLRDWSKSWAEALST